The following proteins are encoded in a genomic region of Cryptomeria japonica chromosome 11, Sugi_1.0, whole genome shotgun sequence:
- the LOC131064003 gene encoding protein SENSITIVITY TO RED LIGHT REDUCED 1 isoform X1 has product MIEDNAAMEWTVVVGRKKKNNASRYREPRKIDTGSSDQTQYLSMAAYAFEAGGTEPVDSDEDDKIMSRMRSSLKKVAESTFYKKLLEQLQSPEVLNSVMRVVGMDSQLQMVVYGIGSIGDSERSRLQLSLALLLKQRFCWVGEIEVFDPIVTASEYRVIKSLGCTFAEINEQGRRTVNRPTLFFMPHCEAFLYDNVLQVNWSALLLNRIVFFGNSFNSYLENSSVSRNPPGYVLAIAEHVHEFEILTVSSDFFPAFNNMSWHFFHLDPSLDLKTLKI; this is encoded by the exons ATGATCGAAG ACAATGCTGCAATGGAATGGACTGTGGTGGTGGGGAGGAAAAAGAAGAACAATGCATCTAGGTACAGAGAACCCCGGAAAATTGATACGGGTTCTTCTGACCAAACCCAATATTTATCCATGGCGGCCTACGCATTTGAAGCAGGGGGAACTGAACCAGTTGACTCCGATGAAGATGACAAAATAATGAGTAGAATGCGTAGTTCTCTGAAGAAGGTAGCTGAGTCGACCTTCTACAAGAAGCTTCTCGAGCAACTTCAGAGCCCTGAAGTGTTGAACAGTGTAATGAGAGTGGTGGGAATGGATTCACAGCTTCAAATGGTGGTGTATGGAATCGGGAGCATTGGCGATTCGGAGAGGTCACGCCTGCAATTGTCTCTCGCACTTTTATTGAAGCAGCGTTTCTGTTGGGTGGGTGAGATAGAGGTGTTTGACCCAATTGTGACTGCATCGGAATATAGAGTTATAAAGTCTCTAGGGTGCACTTTCGCCGAAATCAATGAGCAGGGGAGGCGAACAGTCAACAGGCCTACTCTGTTTTTCATGCCTCACTGTGAGGCGTTTCTCTATGACAATGTGCTCCAAGTAAATTGGAGTGCCCTGCTGTTGAACAGAATTGTTTTCTTTGGCAACAGCTTTAACAGCTATCTTGAGAACTCATCTGTGTCTCGGAATCCTCCTGGATATGTTTTGGCCATTGCAGAGCATGTCCATGAGTTTGAAATCCTGACTGTTTCTAGTGATTTCTTTCCTGCATTTAACAACATGAGTTGGCATTTCTTTCACTTGGATCCTTCCTTGGATCTTAAGACTTTGAAGATATAA
- the LOC131064003 gene encoding protein SENSITIVITY TO RED LIGHT REDUCED 1 isoform X2: MEWTVVVGRKKKNNASRYREPRKIDTGSSDQTQYLSMAAYAFEAGGTEPVDSDEDDKIMSRMRSSLKKVAESTFYKKLLEQLQSPEVLNSVMRVVGMDSQLQMVVYGIGSIGDSERSRLQLSLALLLKQRFCWVGEIEVFDPIVTASEYRVIKSLGCTFAEINEQGRRTVNRPTLFFMPHCEAFLYDNVLQVNWSALLLNRIVFFGNSFNSYLENSSVSRNPPGYVLAIAEHVHEFEILTVSSDFFPAFNNMSWHFFHLDPSLDLKTLKI, from the coding sequence ATGGAATGGACTGTGGTGGTGGGGAGGAAAAAGAAGAACAATGCATCTAGGTACAGAGAACCCCGGAAAATTGATACGGGTTCTTCTGACCAAACCCAATATTTATCCATGGCGGCCTACGCATTTGAAGCAGGGGGAACTGAACCAGTTGACTCCGATGAAGATGACAAAATAATGAGTAGAATGCGTAGTTCTCTGAAGAAGGTAGCTGAGTCGACCTTCTACAAGAAGCTTCTCGAGCAACTTCAGAGCCCTGAAGTGTTGAACAGTGTAATGAGAGTGGTGGGAATGGATTCACAGCTTCAAATGGTGGTGTATGGAATCGGGAGCATTGGCGATTCGGAGAGGTCACGCCTGCAATTGTCTCTCGCACTTTTATTGAAGCAGCGTTTCTGTTGGGTGGGTGAGATAGAGGTGTTTGACCCAATTGTGACTGCATCGGAATATAGAGTTATAAAGTCTCTAGGGTGCACTTTCGCCGAAATCAATGAGCAGGGGAGGCGAACAGTCAACAGGCCTACTCTGTTTTTCATGCCTCACTGTGAGGCGTTTCTCTATGACAATGTGCTCCAAGTAAATTGGAGTGCCCTGCTGTTGAACAGAATTGTTTTCTTTGGCAACAGCTTTAACAGCTATCTTGAGAACTCATCTGTGTCTCGGAATCCTCCTGGATATGTTTTGGCCATTGCAGAGCATGTCCATGAGTTTGAAATCCTGACTGTTTCTAGTGATTTCTTTCCTGCATTTAACAACATGAGTTGGCATTTCTTTCACTTGGATCCTTCCTTGGATCTTAAGACTTTGAAGATATAA